The window CCGAGGGCACCGCGCCCCACAAGTCGATGACGACCTTCCTGGTGGAGAAGGAGCCCGGCTTCGGAGAGGTCCGCCCCGGCCTCACCATCCCCGGGAAGATCGACAAGATGGGGTACAAGGGTGTCGACACCACCGAGTTGATCATGGATGGCCTGCGCATTCCGGCCAATCGCGTGCTCGGCGGGGCCACCGGCCGAGGGTTTTACCAAATGATGGACGGCGTCGAGGTCGGCCGCGTCAACGTGGCGGCGCGTGGCTGTGGCGTCGCTCAGCGTGCGTTCGAACTGGGCGTCTCCTATGCCCAGCAGCGTCACACTTTCGGCAAACCGATCGCCCAGCACCAGGCGATCCAGTTCAAGCTGGCCGAGATGGCTACCAAGGTCGAGGCCGCCCATGCGATGATGGTGAATGCTGCACGCAAAAAGGACTCCGGGGAGCGAAACGACCTCGAAGCAGGGATGGCGAAGTACCTCGCCTCCGAGTACTGCAAAGAGGTCGTCGAAGACGCCTTCCGGATCCACGGCGGTTACGGCTTCTCCAAGGAGTACGAGATCGAGCGCCTCTACCGTGAGGCCCCGATGCTGCTCATCGGTGAAGGTACCGCCGAGATCCAGAAAATGATCATCGGACGCAGGTTGCTCGAAGAGTATCGGACGCAGGGCTAGATATACCGATTCGGGGTGTTTTCATCGAGAAGAAGATCACACCCCGTCAGCACTCTTCGGACGCCGACTCGGCTTCCTGGCTTGCCCAGTTGTGGCCCGCGACCGGTACGATCCCGGGAAAGCCGCCGTCCCCCGTTACAGCGCGGCATCATCCGCTACGAAGGTCATCCATGCCCCACAGCCAAACCTCTGCACCACGCGACAGCCTGGCAGGCGTACGTATTGCGCGCGGAGCATCGCCGTGGCTCCTCCCGACCGTCGCCACCGCAGCCCTCAGCCTGGTACGCGCGCGCAAGTCCGGCGCCGCCAAGGCCGTCGCCGTACCCGCCACCGCGCTGGCGGCGGGCATGCTGTGGTTCTTCCGCGACCCCGAGCGCGAGATCGCCCCGGGCCGGGTCATCTCCCCGGCCGACGGTGTGGTGCAGAGCATCATGCCGTGGAAGGACGGTCGCACCCGCGTCGCGATCTTCATGAGCCCGCTGAACGTCCACGTCAACCGCGCGCCTCTCTCCGGCACGGTGACGTCGGTCGAGCACATCCCCGGCGGTTTCGTTCCGGCGTTCAACAAGGAGAGCGAGAACAACGAGCGCGTTGTCTGGCACTTCGACACCGAGCTCGGCGACATCGAGATGATCCAGATCGCCGGTGCGGTCGCGCGGCGCATCGTGCCGTACATCCCCCAGGGCACGAAGGTCGAGCAGGGCGACCGGATCGGGCTGATCCGCTTCGGGTCCCGCGTCGACATCTACCTCCCCGAGGGTGTCGAGGTCGACGTGGAGGTCGGACAGAAGACCGTGGCGGGGGTGACTCGCATTGACCGTGATTGATCCCGAGACACAGGCCGGCTGGGTGCCGGAGGCCGACGAGCTGGACGACGAGGAGGAGATGCCCCTCTCTCTCCGCCTCTCAATAGCGGACACCCTCACACTCGGTAACGCCACGTGCGGCTTCATGGCGGTGTACTTCACCACCACCGGCATCCTGATCCCGCACCTCACGGGCAGCCAGGAGACCGGCATGGCGCGGCACAGTGCCGCGACCGCCGTGATCCTGATGCTGTGCGCCG is drawn from Streptomyces liliifuscus and contains these coding sequences:
- a CDS encoding acyl-CoA dehydrogenase family protein, which translates into the protein MARLAQTAGLTDIQQEILSTVRDFVDKEIIPVATELEHRDEYPQQIVDGLKELGLFGLMIPEEYGGLGESLLTYALCVEEIARGWMSVSGIINTHFIVAYMLKQHGTQEQREYFLPRMAAGEVRGAFSMSEPALGSDVSAITSKAVKDGDEYVLNGQKMWLTNGGTSTLVAVLVKSDEGHPEGTAPHKSMTTFLVEKEPGFGEVRPGLTIPGKIDKMGYKGVDTTELIMDGLRIPANRVLGGATGRGFYQMMDGVEVGRVNVAARGCGVAQRAFELGVSYAQQRHTFGKPIAQHQAIQFKLAEMATKVEAAHAMMVNAARKKDSGERNDLEAGMAKYLASEYCKEVVEDAFRIHGGYGFSKEYEIERLYREAPMLLIGEGTAEIQKMIIGRRLLEEYRTQG
- a CDS encoding phosphatidylserine decarboxylase, which translates into the protein MPHSQTSAPRDSLAGVRIARGASPWLLPTVATAALSLVRARKSGAAKAVAVPATALAAGMLWFFRDPEREIAPGRVISPADGVVQSIMPWKDGRTRVAIFMSPLNVHVNRAPLSGTVTSVEHIPGGFVPAFNKESENNERVVWHFDTELGDIEMIQIAGAVARRIVPYIPQGTKVEQGDRIGLIRFGSRVDIYLPEGVEVDVEVGQKTVAGVTRIDRD